Genomic window (Candidatus Nitrospira nitrificans):
CGGTGGTACCGCATGGCGGCGGCCCAGCGACATGCCGGTGCCTTCTATCGGCTCTGCGTGCTGTCTGACATCGGTCGTGGAATGCCCCAGGATTATCAGGAAGCTCTGCGGTGGTGCCACCTTGCCGCGGACCAGGGGCATGGACCGGCGATGTTCCTAATCGCCACCTATCATGAAAAGGCGCGGGGCGTTCCCAAGGATGTCGTCCAAGCCTACCAGTGGTACAACTTGGCGGCGGCTAACGGGCAGGAAGATGGAGCGAAGTGGCGAGATCGTCTGGCCACGAACATGACACCGACCCAAATAGCCCAAGCACAAT
Coding sequences:
- a CDS encoding tetratricopeptide repeat protein encodes the protein MKTCLRSIVIMTALCALPGCIDPPKSPYVNVHDTVSRIDELQATAEQGSAEDQYHLGLRYENALPKDHREAVRWYRMAAAQRHAGAFYRLCVLSDIGRGMPQDYQEALRWCHLAADQGHGPAMFLIATYHEKARGVPKDVVQAYQWYNLAAANGQEDGAKWRDRLATNMTPTQIAQAQFLARNWKPKVHHSVQEQ